One part of the Pseudomonadota bacterium genome encodes these proteins:
- a CDS encoding Mrp/NBP35 family ATP-binding protein, which translates to MNCDDVTTDEKALKEKLDRIRHTFIVLSGKGGVGKSTVAVNLALSLSLRGLRTGILDVDIHGPSVPKLLGLSGRRVGVMNEEIMPIEVYSQIKVVSMGFLLDGNAQPVIWRGPIKANMIRQFLQNVAWGDLDALVVDCPPGTGDEPLTIAQLLGAKSSAIIVTTPQEVATIDVEKCITFCRQLNLPITGIIENMSGFICPHCGKEVDIFSSGGGKKLAKNYGIPLLGSIPLDPDIVKSGDEEQPYMYFYSKTKTAEKFYEIVERIV; encoded by the coding sequence GTAACAACTGACGAAAAGGCTCTGAAAGAAAAACTTGACAGGATTCGCCATACCTTTATTGTCCTTTCCGGTAAAGGCGGTGTAGGAAAAAGCACAGTTGCGGTGAATCTTGCCTTAAGCCTTTCCCTGAGGGGCTTAAGGACTGGCATACTCGATGTAGACATTCACGGCCCAAGTGTTCCAAAGCTGCTTGGCCTTTCAGGAAGGAGGGTCGGCGTTATGAATGAAGAGATTATGCCTATAGAGGTGTATAGCCAGATTAAAGTCGTCTCCATGGGTTTTTTGCTTGATGGAAATGCGCAACCGGTAATCTGGAGAGGACCGATTAAAGCGAATATGATACGGCAGTTTCTCCAGAATGTTGCCTGGGGGGACCTTGATGCCCTTGTCGTAGACTGTCCCCCCGGAACGGGTGATGAACCGCTCACCATTGCACAGCTTTTGGGTGCAAAAAGCAGCGCAATCATTGTCACCACGCCGCAGGAGGTTGCAACAATCGACGTGGAGAAGTGCATCACCTTTTGCAGGCAACTCAATCTTCCCATCACAGGGATTATTGAAAATATGAGCGGGTTTATCTGCCCCCACTGCGGCAAGGAGGTGGACATATTCTCTTCAGGTGGTGGTAAAAAATTGGCGAAAAACTATGGAATACCACTTTTGGGTAGCATCCCCCTTGACCCGGATATCGTAAAGAGCGGAGATGAAGAACAGCCGTATATGTATTTTTATTCCAAAACAAAGACAGCAGAAAAATTCTATGAGATCGTTGAGCGTATTGTAT